A window of Carassius carassius chromosome 44, fCarCar2.1, whole genome shotgun sequence contains these coding sequences:
- the LOC132126685 gene encoding dynein light chain roadblock-type 1-like → MLQNEAEKTIKRIQAQKGVEGVIVVNAEGIPIESNLDHQRTLHYTYNFQQLLARTQKVMKDLDPQNEATLLDVQTEKNNILVSTDKDYFMIAIKNPREGP, encoded by the exons ATGTTGCAGAATGAGGCAGAGAAGACGATCAAGAGGATTCAGGCTCAGAAAGGAGTAGAAGGAGTTATCGTGGTTAACGCAGAAG GCATCCCCATAGAAAGCAATCTAGACCACCAACGTACACTTCACTATACCTATAATTTCCAACAGCTGCTCGCCAGAACTCAGAAAGTGATGAAGGACCTGGACCCTCAGAATGAAGCCACCCTTCTGGATGTTCAAACAGAGAAAAACAATATTCTGGTTTCCACAG ACAAGGACTATTTTATGATTGCCATAAAAAATCCTAGAGAAGGACCCTGa